tttgtgagcTTTGTATATGTGTGAGACACATCAGCAGCTTGTGGAAACAAAGGACTGATATCTAGAGCCAAACATCTGCATCAGTGTACACATGTGCATGTTCATGCACGTGTTTCTGAATGTTTGTTTCCTAAACAGTTTATGATTATACGTATGGATAAAGCCTGGGTGGTTTTTATGGAGCTGAGTTTGTTTATTTGGATTGCGAGAGCATTTTTAAAGCCCTTTGTGGTCAACAACTTAAACATGTTCGAGAAAGGCTTTGCTGAAGTTACCAGTGGAACCACAGTAATCCACTTTAACACCCAcatagccacacacacacacacacacacacaggcacacaggcACAATGGCTGACAGATATAATAGGCAGTGCTACAGGGACATGTGTGCCCTGCTCTTGTATCCTACAGTATAATCCTAGATCTATGTCACATCCCTCACCTTTGACCCATGGTCCTGTAGCTACTTCCAGGGTCTGTCATGAACCTCAGTTAACCTGTGCACTCCGTTCCCAAATGTCTGGAAGGCCACACATACTCAAGCTCGTGGCTTTAGTGACCTTAAGATAAAGTTAAATGTGTGGGCGCACAGCACTGTGTAGTGTTTGATCATGTGTGACACATCTCAGAACATCCAAGGCATCTGCTCGGTGGGCCGCATTCAAAACCTCAGAGgtcacagcagtgttttagtTGAAAGCtgatgtgtatgtttgtgtgggtgGCCTCCCTAAATGGTAATATATATTAATGTAAGGGAATTGGAGGTTTTACTGTTCAAATGATTCTACCCCATATGCTGTTGCTACTCAGCAAGCTTCCTGCTCACCTGCCTTCGTTCTGTCCAAACATTGTCCACCAACAAGTGGTCATTCTGTCTGATGCCTCGTTTTATTAGATTCACGCAAAcagcacacactctctcttacaGTTCGCACACACAAGGttaatctctctcacacaatcaCACGCATATGTCTTCTTGagattgcacacacacactgttattgTACTGTGACTTGCTGCTGGAGGAGGGCATTTATCCAAATTATTGGATTAGAGGGCTCAGGTTGATTCATGGTTTCAATTCAGTTGAGTTTAATTGTATTTACATAGCGGcaattcaaaacaaaagttatgtcATTAATGGAGCAgatctagaccgtactctttgtaatatttttaacagagacccaacaattcccaccatgagcaagcacttggcgacacTGTCAAGGAAAAACtcattgatcatttttatttgcaaatttTTACATCTGGAAATttggaaacagaaaatgtttggcatttttgctaaATACATAACTGAAAGATGATCTCATTATCAAAGTAGTTCATGATATATTCTGTTGATTGCCTAATCCATTAGTccactaattgtttcagcacttatcACAAATGCAACACAGGttcaagttttttttcctgcaaaatattattttatattattattattaatatattattaattaataatatattattattattaataatatataaatattatttaatattttttttaaaacatatctattataaaaaataaataaggttaCGATCTAACCAGATATCCTATGCTGTTTTTTGGGAGTTGACAGGTTTTGTTTCTAAtgctacagacaaaacaaaacgtaTAGAACCTGCCCCCAAAGAAATTGGTAAGTACTAAAGAGCATTGAGGTTAGATAAACATCCATACTCTGGGCTGAGCTGAGCCACTGATTCTCTAACAGCTATCAGATTTTTgcagagcagaaagaaaaatcacagaagaagagaaaacaaagtctTATTGATTGACTGGCCAGTCTATGGAGTCAAGACTCCGCCCTCGCTAACCTTTCTCTGAGTTCTTGGTCCCACTCCTTGTCAGGATGGGTCACATGGTGTGTTTgaaagacaggaggaggaaatcCTCCATTAGAGCAGACCACAATACCTCTTCCTCTGCCCCGTACCGCCTCCCATtcacctctcacacacactgctgacacTCCAGCTCGCTCACCATAATCACGGTATAATTCTTATGCTGATCCCGAAAGCCATGAGAGCCCATTAAAATGCCAATAGAAACCCAGAAGGGTGAGAGAGTCATGAGAGCGGGAGAACGGGAAGCTTGCCTCAGCTCTAGTTTAAGTAGACACGCAGGTGTTGCTCTACAGGGAAATTAGTGCCATGTCAAGGGGAATTAACCTTTTAAGCGATGCAGAGCTTTAGCTGCCTTAAGAATAGTTATTGTGTCCTGTTCTGGTAAGTACAAGCGGTCTTAAGATGAGAGAAAATAATAGAACCTCGCTGATCCTAACCCTGCAGGACAGAGGAACTTTGTATCTCTCTTTATAAGTCTTTATATTAATGAGCGGTGTTGAAATACATCTACATGCAAATCCAAATCAAAGCTCAAACCGTGTAGTAAGCTGATAAAAGAGACATTTCCCTTCATGTTTCTTCCCTAATGTCtgtggaaaatgtaaaaatcagaCTTAGCGGTGTTAGTCCTGCTAATCAAAGCGCTAACTTGATATACCAAATTTAACTCCAAAGCCAATCATACGGGTGCCTGCTGGATAATCTttctcacacaaacaaatgcgtgtctatacacaaacacacacatacatagcaAGCTACACATATAAAATTAAACCGACAAATACTTGCACACAAaccacatgtaaacacacaccgACATACTTTGTGCCGTGATTTTTAGCATGCAGTGGAGCCTGAACATGTGAGTGGATTTACGGATGGAAAATAACACACGCACAGGCAAAGGCCCTGCCTTGACCTCTGCATATAAACACTAATTCAACCAGCCAAAGaaatacctctctctctctcttccttaacacacattctctctctgtctctctctatctgacCTGTGGTAAGTAGTCTGTAGTGGCTTGCAGTGGTTCTCCTCATGGACTGAAGAGAGAAATGCATGACAAGATCTGATAAGACAAATAGAACTGTTCCCCAAACTCGATTAGCCACCCACTTaggatgtgtgtttgttctcCTGCTGCATTCTTAATATTTTCTaaaccctccctctctcttcctctttctccccaTTGAGGGGTGTTTAGGCCTCAATTATTCTCAGGCGCCTGTTTGTGCCGTTTAAAAGCAGCTTCAGTGGCTTGATAGCTCATAAGGCTCGTTGGCTGTAAAAGCACAGAACACACAACTTCTCTGGCagggcaaaaacataaaaacgaAGGGTGGAAACAATTTGAAGTAAATGCAAAATTGAGCATTTAGCTTCCTCTCTGTCCGTAGTGGTGAAAAAAGTAGGACGGTTTGCAAGCACTACAGGTGCTCCCACGTCTTCAGTGAATCTCAGGCATCACTGAATGTTACTGACCTCATGACAGAGCTTGTaaaatagttgttttttaattcaCTGACGCACCCCAGGCTTTTGCCAACAGTCCAACccacctctttctttttctccgctttctgtttttatctatCACTCCTCTGCCACtcccccatctctctcctcctctctctgggtCAGCGGGCCCCGTGAGGGTCACTCGCTCTTTATCCCATTGCCATTAAAGAGGTCTATATTTCTTCACAACCACTGATTGCAGACAGGGCTCAGATGGGCTGTAAGGGTTAGCGCTAGGGAATGTTTTAGCTTGTGCTGAGAGGTTCATAGCTGACTGTGGTATGAGGAGAATGCCCACATACCAGGCTGTTTTCAGGAAGATGGAACGGGGGGGGCACAAAACAGCTTGGCAGGTCAAGGCCGGGCAGCATGTAGACACAGAGGCTTTTATAAATAGTCAATACACAGCGTTAAGGTGCTTAATCTCTCActttcctttttctgtctctcagctGGTCAACTCCTGAGTTTGCCATTCTCCAATCGGTTTAGCCtttaagcgtgtgtgtgtttgcatgtgtgtgtgtttcccatgTCTGTTAAGCCCATGACCTGCTCTCCTTTCACTTCTCCTCATTAGCATGTGaatcccccccccacacacacacacaagtaggCCAGAGTGAAGGGATGGtgaaagagagggaaggagaaggaggagagaatgGAAAAGCAGAGTAGAGATTGGCGTGAGACAAAGCGTGATCCAATTTCTGAACAAAGCTTTCCCCAGAGTGTTTACCCAACAAAACATTGTATGGACTCATTATGTGACTTAAAGTCAGTGTAAAGCAAAAATGAATATATGCTCTGAGTTTGCCTCACCACagaaaaatatgttattataataataataataatctttatttatagagcacttttcaaaaaccagttacaaagtgctttcacaataaaacaataaaacacataaaaacaattacatgctaaaaacaagaaaacacttataaGACTagaatacacgtttaagataaatataaaatatattttaataaaaataaaattaaaaagtaaaataaaaataaaataaaatcgggaaaggctctcctattaaattatgttttaagaagggacttaaaagaatTCACTAATTATTAACTTAAATTtgaatgattaaaaataatctaataataaaaatttaactGGACCTCACTCTGGCATTAAGCTAAGTGACTCACGTGTAGTGAAACTCACATCTGTACCAGAATCTACTCTTTCTTGTGTTGACTTTCCTGTCCTGCCTTGCCCCCTGTAATTCTGTATGAGAAGGCTCACCCAAAGCTAACCCTACCTGTTGTGTGGACAGTGTGGTTCTCAGACACCACCAAAGCCCGGCCCAGCCCTGTACAGGCCCACCAGCAGGCTGTCGAGCTCTGGCGCTGCACCCTGTTTGTGCAGGTGTCTGTCCTCAGTGACCATCCCATCTGCTGCCCTCTGCCAACCACTGGAGAAAGAGACAGTCCGCTTCAATTACACTAAATCAGCAAAACAATAGAAAACTGCTTCAAACTCTTTATGCCTCTTTCAGCTGTTtttgaaatattgttttgttatgGTTAGACAAGAAGAAGACGAGTGTGCCAGCAAGTTTCTCAAGATTGCTTTACTATGTTCATCATTAAGTTGACAATAACATTCTCACCCCAGTGTCCATTTagcagctgttctggagctttagATCACAACGCAagcttttaaataataatgttcTGTGGTCATAAATCACCACCACAtatattaaaatgcaaaaacattaaGACATTTCTGTGATTTAGCCATATTAGTTTGGACATGCACCTAGTGATCTAGTAGACACTTGAGACAAGACTTTGTTCTTTCGAGTGGAGCAGATGCCAGAGTGTGGATGTTAAGGAGCTGTGAGAGCCTTGAGAGTGTGTCCACAAGAATGCATAAGAAAGTGTGTTTTGAGGTCTTTATGAAATTCGTTCGAGTGGTTACTGgtgattgctgtgtttttcacGACAGACCAGTAACAGGATCTCCCTCTCCCATCACTGGTGAGACAACGGCCGCGGTTCAGAAACATTCACGTGCAGGTTTCTGACTTTgacccaaatgtcaaataatccCTGTGATGTGAGCTAACCACATGAACTGCATGTGGGAATAGTTTCTGCACAGTCTgttgttaaatatatatgtcggtgtgtctgtgtgtgggtctTCAGGACGCCTTTGTGTCTTGTGCTCCCTCTATTTATGAGCTACTGCAGTCGTACATACACAAGGCAAACATGCTCTCATGCGAAACATTTTCCAGTGAGTTGGGTGGgcttggttttgtttttcttggtattcacacattttaaaatcccTTAGGGAAAACTTTAAAAGTCCCAGCCAGAGTTTGCACGCCTGTTTTTGTAGTCCTTTGATTTGGagatatgtatttattttccgTTTATCAGAGTAGAATGTGGCTGTTCATGAGTGTGTTGTTAAAGAAGCcaacaacagaatgaatttgACCAACCAAACTTCTAGTGCTGCTTTCAACTGTTTGTCCATTTGTTGTTGAGTTAGACAAGAAGACTAATACCACTCTCGCGTTTGTACAGTAAACATGTGGCTACTGCCAGCAGccaattagcttagcataaagtgAGAACTTTAAACTGAGAACAAGGTGAAACGGCTACCCTCGCTTTGTTAAAAGGTAAAGATATCTGCCTACAAACACCTCAAaagtaattaacatgttatatctcatACAGAAGATGGATTTGTTACCAGGCTTGATGTTTTCTTCTCTGTCGTCAGcctctatgctaagctaagctaaccagctgcagGGCTGTAGCTACATATTTGCCGGACTAATGGAGTCACTCTTCTCATCTTGGCAAGAAAGTACTTAAGCGTATTTCcttaaatgttgaacaaatgGTTTCTGTTGAAaaagacatctacacaccacaTGGAATGGCACCCTCTTCCCCTGCAATCCATAACACTTAAGTTTTCACAATGTATTTACATAGCACCCTTATTGGTGAGTTTCCTTTGTCTCCAATAATGGACCCCTAGCCCTGAATGTCAGTGTATTTGCTCTGTTTCGGGGGGGGGGTGCTAAAGAATAAATCTCATTTCTCAATAGCCTGGTGTCACACTATTaacaggagcagcaggaggggGTTTGCTGAGTAAATAGCCTGATCAATGATAGCCTGAGCTCACATTCACCTGTTAAGGTTCTTGTCtgttaattgtgttttaatgtgatatttttttcttcagcttACAGGTAAGTGGAGTCAGCTGTATGATGGAGTATGATTCCCTATAATAGGTGTGACTGTGAGCCAGCcttatgtatatatgtgtgcatGGGTTCATGCTTCCATTCATGTGTGTGCGTAGCTATGCTGCCCAGCCTGGTTCTACACCGTACCTCTGTTCGTCCATACCAGAGGGGTCTCTACTGCAGTGACTCAAGCCTGAGCTACCCATACAAGAAAAGCACCGTCCGTTCCTCAGTGCTTACTACTGTTGGGTTGACACTGCCTGCGGTGTCCGTAAGTCTCCCCCCCATACACAAAGAGCACTCGGTGTTGGGGAACACCAACGGCAGAAACAGGGAGGGCTGGTGGTTTATGATGGTGGCTGTGAAGGAGTGACAAGGCTACATGAGATCTAGTAACGTTCAGAAAAGTCGTCTTTACATAGCTTTTCATTTATGGTGTCAGTTGCATCAGATTTTGGACATCCATCACTCCTTTGCTATAAGCTGACCATACATGGCGTCCTTAAGCCCCACCCACTTCTGCCATATCCCATGATCCCCTATTGCCAGTGTGCTCCTTGTGCTCCCCCTGTTCTCTTCTGTTTATGTCTGTGTCACTGACCTGGTGCTTTTatgctttctttcttctctccctctccctgtctttctctctcttggcTCCCCTCTTTCCTTGTGCTCTTTGTAGCTAGCCTGCCTTTCCTGATCATTGAGACTAGCACCATAAAGCCGTACCAGCGTGGGTTTTACTGTTTGGACGAGTCCATCCGCTACCCCCGAAAAGAGGGAGACACCATTAGCGATGCCGTGCTTACTGGTGTTGGCATTCTTATTGCCATCTTCTCTGTAAGTCGACCTTTAAACCTCCCTCTGTTTGTTGCTTTTACTCCAATTTAAACTCACTTCTTTTGAACTCTTATGTACTTTAGTCCTGTAGATTAGTCTCACTAACAAAGCCCCTTAATCAAGAAGTTTGAGTGATTTATCATGCAGTATTTTCCGAAATAATCCAGTCTTTTGTTATTAATGTGCTCTATGTCCTGTCCTTTCATTCTATAATGTTTTCATCGTCATACTTTATTCTTCCGTGTTAGCTTTCATCCAAGGCATTTGTAATGGCCTGTTTTTATGACTTTACTAAGCGAGTCAGTTGTAGCGGGATGACCCCCAATCGACATTAGGaagtgcgtgtttgtgtgtgtgctgacgcATGCATGCCAGAGACCAAAGAGATTTTACAAGTTCTTGGTCCATTCTCATACCTCCCACTCGTATCCCTGCACCCTGACTCCATGCCCTCTGTGCCCTGCACATTGCTTCGGGTGAATTGTGTCAGTGCTCTCTCCCATACCCACAGTGCCTCACTGAAAGCCTGAGGCGTCTAACCAGTTAGCAACACCATGAATTCTTCATTCCTATGACTTGACTTTTGCTCCAGAGAAGGAATTGCTCTAGTGTAGTGCCAGGAGATTAGAGGGGGGTCAAGTTAGTGCAAACATGTTATAATGGCATATGGTGGGCTGTTTGTATGTCAATTAGTGCCACGTGGTCAGGCTAGATGATCTTTACAGCCCCCACACTCTATGTGGCACAGCCCCCTCATAAGTTTCCAGACTGAGATGTCACTTTGCCTCTGGTgggcacacacacgcacacacacacacatacactgtaacAGCTCAGCTCTTCTTCTTATTTGAACCAGTAGACTGTGCTTGTGTTAGTTAGTTCCCTCACATGTTCACGTGTGGGCAAAGCTGGCGTTTCTCACACAGCTGTGTTCCATTTGTGGCGTCTACTGCCATGCCTACACCATTCctttaacgcacacacacttgcgCTCATTcatgtagacaaacacacacacacacacacacacatatatgcaaaCATGTACGCGCACTGGTAGCAGATTCCAGTTGGGCCTCTTGTTTATCTTCACTGCAAGGGAAACAGTCTCGCTGGTGAGACATATGTATGTCTGACAGGCCGTGTTTTCACTGTGAAGCAGAGTTAGCAATAGTGAAATACTGTTCTATAAGCATACTCATTGATGATCAAAATAAACGCATCCGGCACCTATTGAGCCCTCTGCTCTGATCAGAGATGCCTGCTGTATCCGTGACAGGCCCTGTCTGCACTTAGACAGCCAGACACATAGGAATAAACCAAGACAAGGAGATAAAGAAGGGGACGAGAGGTTTGAATGCAAATGCTGACAAGCCAAATAAACTTCTCTGGCCTGTATCAGCCTCCTGTGGTTCTAATCTTAAGGTCAGATCAGAACAATTCATTGACAATAGcatacacacactaatacaccaCCATGTTTATTTCTTCTGGCTGTGAGCCTGCCAGCTGACCACTCAATAGGCAGGAAAGGTGTGTTCATTAAGCCTAACAATGCACACACAGTACgtgtaaacacaaacattatgTATCTGTATTGACTTCATAGGATGTCTGGGAACTCTGAGCCTCAAGATGTGCACACGTTTAGAGTCTTAATGCCATTCACTTTCACAGTGTCTGCTAGCTCAGAGATGGGCAGGTAAATATTTTCCTGAGAGACTCAGTGAGAAGGTAGGCCGAAGACTGAAGCCTTGTGTggaaagaggaaggaaagagagatgTGGTTAGAAGTGGAGAGCAGCCAATCCGTCAGTCAAATACTCCAGGTGGTTCAGATATGATTGACATATCCATGCCTTGAGGGTTAGCTTGGCGTAAGCCCCCTCAGTATAGATGAGGTCTGTCCATGGGCCCCAACGTTACTTAAAACCACTTGGCTGGAATAACGCAGGATTCAGGGTCTGCCCACTTGACTTAAGCCTTATAGCAGACCATTACCCTAATATAAATCCTCCTTATATCAAAGTCAGTCTGACTGAGATATTGACTCAGTCTAGATCCTTGGTTTAAGTTTTTATGTGTTCCTTTTCCCTTCACCGTCTCATTATTCTCCATATCCCACATACAAAGCCCCATCTTATCATTTAGCAGAGCATCACCACTCACTCATTATGATCTCACATCACATCAAAACTGCCTGAGGGAAAGGCAGGCCATGCTCATTCtacatgtttgtctgtgtgtgaatcCCACTCATTCTGTCTCTCCTGTTTGTCCTTTATACATCCTTTCTATTCAATCTGTGTCTTCAGTCTGGAATTATTTTAGATATCCTGCATGATACACACTCAAACGCTATTGTTTTTACTGCATGGTTATATGAATCTAAATGTACTGCACGGCTGTAGGACTCAGCAGCATCACTTAGCTAGaatttgtcttttatttgtgATCAGTGTCATCTGTTTATCTCAAAAAACAATCCTTTCTTTTAGATTGTGATTGGAGAATGCTTCAGGATTCACCAGCTACATGAGGGAACCAAGTCTTTTGTTGGGAATCCCTATGTCGCAGCTCTCTACAAACAGGTCAGCTCTCCAAAAGGGTGCTTTCATACATATTCTGATTATTGTATAATTGACCATTCGCTAAACCCCTCCCCTGAACATTTAAAGAGTTTGCATGGTGACCttcaccaaaataaaaatacaagtgTGTGTATTGTATTCAATGTGttaaacagtgtgtttgtctgttcacGTAAGCTACAATTGTTAGCATGTCGAGCTACATGCTTACTATCAAGAGAAGTAACCAGTGCTACTTCTGAGGCCAAGGAGCATTTCATACTACATTATTTTGTGGGTTACAGGTTAGGTTGAAAAAAGCTGTCTTGCTCTATTAGATTTTGGAGATGGTGGTACATTCGCCAAACACATCAGTTAGCTCTCATCCTGAAAGCCCTTACTCTTGAAATATTAAGTGAAACATACTGTTTGAAAATACGAACAATAAAGCATAAACCTCACCTTTGTCTTGTAAGAATGTAGCTTAGCATGAAATACAGTCTGATCTTACATTTTTTGTAATCATATCATACTAGGGCTGAATACCTCTGCTCTGAAATAAAAGAGCAATGCTGTTAATTGATTTCCATGTCTTCTACATGGATCATCGTCTGGTGAGGATGCTGACTTTTTGCCTGGGACATGTAACTTTAGCCTCAGTATTTTAGCATGATATCACGTATTTAGCCAAAGTGCATACTTAAGACTTCTTTACAGGCTTCTCGGTTTAAAATGAGTCAGctggaaatgtaaaaacaaaaacattaaaagagaCACATTTTGCCAGTTCATGAAGCTATCATTAGTGCAATTCGCTAGCGAGTTACAGTTGATTAAATCTGTTAGTATCAGCTGTCACTAGCCACAAAACCAACAGTTGCAAGCAAGAAATTAGTAGCCTGCTTTTGTCTACCTACGTTTATGTCTAAAATTAAGGACCTATGTTGTTTCAGAAAGCCACCGCTTGACAGGCTTGGCAACAGTAAATCAGGGGGACAGGGTCAGACTTAACTGACGAGATTGATATATGTCTAATctttaatgtgtgtgattttgcaGATGGGCGTGTTTCTTTTCGGATGTGCCGTCAGCCAGTCGTTCACAGATATTGCCAAGGTGTCGGTGGGTCGTATGAGACCCCATTTCATAGATGTTTGTAAACCAGATTTCTCCACCATTAACTGTTCATTGGGATACATCACCAACTATACCTGCACTGGTGAAGAGAGTGACGTACAGGAGGCCAGGTTTGTGTGAACACCAATACATCCacaatatacagtgtatatgctgtattaaaaatactaaactgaaaaacatgacaaaagataATCTTTCTCTCTACAGGAAATCCTTCTTCTCAGGACATGCCTCTTTCTCAATGTTTACCATGCTCTACCTGGCTGTAAGTAACTATTAAACTCTCTTACACATACACCACAAACATTCATGTAAGCACACACATCATGAGAGGAACAGAAACAGTGGTTTACAGATTGTAGAGGGAGTCATGGAAAGACAGTTGGGCTGTGTTTGGGGGATccatgaagaaaaaaacaaaacactgttatCCACTTATCCacttctcctcctcttgctcCTCTGCTTTATCTCCTCACCCAGTTTATGAATAgtttaattctttttgttaCTCCTCCGAGAAAGGGATGGATGCACTCCACCTGTTTTCTTCAGAGCAGCTGTGTGTGCACTTCCTGTCCTCTCCCATTTCCCTCAATGTCTCCCTCTCACTCCACCTGTTTTGGGTGTCGGGTGGGGCTTAGCACCCTAGAGGCATttcatgcacacgcacacacacacacacacacacacacacacacaattgccaACTCATAGCTCGCCTGTCATCTCCTCCCATctgaagaggagagaagagagtcAATGTTTTGGGTCTGGCTGGCTCGAGCTTGGTTACAAGGTGGTcttggttctcaaagtgggctGACAGTTGAAGCTCTGGTGTATGGTTGTGTATGCATGCAGTGTAGTCTTGCTGCGGGTATTTCCCAGCCTCTGTGTGAACCTACAACTGCAGTCTGGTTAGACcaaggaaaagagaggagagtgaATAAAAAGCCTGGAAAAAACAGCGAGGGAAAGGAGATGTGCTGCATCCAGACCACGGAGTAACACACTAGTCCGAGACCAGTGTTCCAGCTGTGGCGAGCTCAGGACCATAGCCAGAGGAGGCTGGTGCAAACAGTTTAACAGAAAGAGTGAAGAGAGCAGAttcagaggaggagaggaggaacaaTTTGTAGTTGATGTTTTGGAATACAAAACCATCCTGAATCAAAGCCCACAGTGGTGGCATTCCAAATGGAAAAAGGAATCTGCggcaatttttgtttttgccagctgaaaaccaTGTGACATCATGTTTTCATTCACAGAACCTCCCACTCTCTTTAAGTCTCCTTGAGTTAGAATTATTGTGTTACCCATGTGTAACTACTAACTGTAACTAttctttaaaatgacaaaccATTCATCAAATTTATTATTGATACATTTTCTGACCAATCATTTCTGTACTAGATGCATTAAATCTGAACATCCACTCTGCAGTACAGTTCTGGTGAAAACAGGTTCTCAAGAAACCATTTTCTACAAGCACTGACAAATCTGCATCCCCTTTCATGGGTCCTTCCCCTCAACCTCGGCCCTTGTCTTTGCTCCCTCGTTGCTCACCAAGGTGAAAGTGTCATTTTGTGGCTGTCACCTCACACTCCCTCCCCCGGCCTCCAGTCATTTGCTAATTGGCATTTCATTTCCTGCCGAGCGTGTCTGagtgctgtgtctgtgtctgatgTGGTTTGAGTTGATACCAGCAGTGTCACAGCCTTCTGAGATGGCACACAGACTGCATGGCACGCTGTAACACTTATACCACAGCCACAGAGAACAACTGAGCTATCTTTTGTTAAGTCTAATGTGCACACATCTCTACAGACAAACTATCCGGTAGCAAAGGACTGGGTTATTTCTTTGGGTTTTAAGTGCCTATAAGAACCTTCTGTCACTGAGGCAAATAGCATGTtgttggttaaataaaaaacaataagttTGCTTGTGATATAAATAGTTTTTACCACAACTATGCTTTTGTCTCCCAGCATGGTGTGAACCAGAAGAGGGGAAGGGAAGGGGGCTGgcaggaaaaacacactttctcacttgtttgtgtgtgttctgttttatttaacgCTGACTTTGAGTCAGAGCAAGAAAGCCAGAGAAAGAAGATCTCACTGGAATGAGCTGGATTCCTTTACAAACCACCAGACTTTGTGTCGctgttgtctctctctgtcatggGAATCAGCTGGGactctttttgttgttgtgttttattgttgttttctttagatcTAACTATTTGAGACACACAGCAAATTTCTGGGAGGATGGCTTGGGTCAGAAAGGCAGATGCCTTTCTGCTGCAGTCTAGTTAAGTCTGGACTGTATTTAAAGAGGAGAGAATTAATTTCAAGATTTTAGGTCATTAACCTTTCTAAATCGCTTATCAAGACGGGTTATTTGGGTCTACTCCCTGCCCTTCAGTCAGACAGGGCGGTGTTGATTGGCAGGTCATCGTAACTCTGTGTTTTGGCTAAGTGCAAGTGCTGATTCTTCCTCCTATATCCTCCATAAAAGCATTCTTAAAATTGACAGGTTTAGGATGTTGTGC
This genomic window from Micropterus dolomieu isolate WLL.071019.BEF.003 ecotype Adirondacks linkage group LG05, ASM2129224v1, whole genome shotgun sequence contains:
- the plpp3 gene encoding phospholipid phosphatase 3 isoform X2 → MQKYMYEKAMAQETRNGGTSTLNNNNGVDNSKKKLLIALDIFCLLLAMLPSLVLHRTSVRPYQRGLYCSDSSLSYPYKKSTVRSSVLTTVGLTLPAVSIVIGECFRIHQLHEGTKSFVGNPYVAALYKQMGVFLFGCAVSQSFTDIAKVSVGRMRPHFIDVCKPDFSTINCSLGYITNYTCTGEESDVQEARKSFFSGHASFSMFTMLYLAFYLQSRFTWRGARLLRPLLQFTLLMMAFYTGLSRVSDHKHHPTDVLAGFVQGALVAYCIVFYVSDLFKPRVKPATPPPSPIKKELLPSSDIIDRNNHHNMV
- the plpp3 gene encoding phospholipid phosphatase 3 isoform X1; the encoded protein is MQKYMYEKAMAQETRNGGTSTLNNNNGVDNSKKKLLIALDIFCLLLASLPFLIIETSTIKPYQRGFYCLDESIRYPRKEGDTISDAVLTGVGILIAIFSIVIGECFRIHQLHEGTKSFVGNPYVAALYKQMGVFLFGCAVSQSFTDIAKVSVGRMRPHFIDVCKPDFSTINCSLGYITNYTCTGEESDVQEARKSFFSGHASFSMFTMLYLAFYLQSRFTWRGARLLRPLLQFTLLMMAFYTGLSRVSDHKHHPTDVLAGFVQGALVAYCIVFYVSDLFKPRVKPATPPPSPIKKELLPSSDIIDRNNHHNMV